In Perognathus longimembris pacificus isolate PPM17 chromosome 3, ASM2315922v1, whole genome shotgun sequence, a single window of DNA contains:
- the Fkbp8 gene encoding peptidyl-prolyl cis-trans isomerase FKBP8 isoform X2: MASWAKPSEPAALPAAGGPPLEDFEVLDGVEDVEGEEEEEEEGDLSELPPLEDMGQPVVVEEKEQPGALAREFLAAMEPEPGPAPAPEEWLDILGNGLLRKKTLVPGPPGASRPAKGQVVTVRLQMSLENGARVQEEPELVFTLGDCDVIQALDLSVPLMDVGETAMVTADSKYCYGPQGSRSPYIPPYAALCLEVTLKMAVDGPDLEMLTGQERVALANRKRECGNAHYQRADFVLAANSYDLAIKAITSSAKVDVSFEEEEQLLQLKVKCLNNLAASQLKLDHYRAALRSCSLVLQHQPDNVKALFRKGKVLAQQGEYSEAIPILRAALKLEPSNKTIHAELSKLVKKHAAQRSTETALYRKMLGNPSRLPAKCPGKGAWSIPWKWLFGATAVALGGVALSVVIAARN; this comes from the exons ATGGCATCCTGGGCCAAGCCCTCTGAGCCTGCTGCCCTGCCAGCTGCTGGGGGCCCTCCACTGGAGGACTTCGAGGTGCTGGATGGTGTGGAAGAtgtggaaggggaggaggaggaagaagaggagggggacttGAGTGAGCTGCCACCTCTGGAGGACATGGGACAGCCTGTGGTGGTGGAAGAGAAGGAGCAGCCTGGAGCACTGGCCCGTGAGTTCCTGGCAGCTATGGAGCCTGAGCCAGGGCCTGCCCCGGCCCCGGAAGAGTGGCTGGACATCCTGG GGAATGGGCTGCTGAGGAAGAAGACGCTGGTGCCAGGCCCGCCTGGGGCCAGCCGCCCAGCCAAGGGCCAGGTGGTGACAGTGCGGCTGCAGATGTCGCTGGAAAATGGGGCGCGCGTGCAGGAGGAACCAGAGCTGGTGTTCACGCTGGGGGACTGCGATGTCATCCAG GCGCTGGACCTCAGCGTCCCGCTCATGGACGTGGGCGAGACGGCCATGGTCACCGCTGACTCCAAGTACTGCTACGGCCCTCAGGGCAG CAGGAGCCCCTACATCCCCCCGTATGCGGCCCTGTGCCTGGAGGTCACCCTGAAGATGGCAGTGGATGGCCCTGACCTAGAGATGCTGACAGGCCAGGAGCGTGTGGCCCTGGCCAACCGGAAGCGGGAATGTGGCAACGCCCACTACCAACGGGCGGACTTTGTGTTGGCCGCCAACTCCTATGACCTGGCCATCAAGGCCATCACCTCCAGCGCCAAAG TGGACGTGAGCTtcgaggaggaggagcagctgcTGCAGCTGAAGGTGAAGTGTCTGAACAATCTGGCAGCCTCGCAGCTGAAGCTGGACCACTACCGTGCCGCACTGCGCTCCTGCAGCCTCGTGCTGCAGCACCAACCTGACAACGTCAAGGCACTCTTCCGCAAGGGCAAG GTGCTGGCGCAGCAGGGCGAGTACAGTGAGGCCATCCCCATCCTAAGGGCAGCTTTGAAGCTGGAGCCCTCCAACAAG ACGATCCACGCGGAGCTGTCAAAGCTGGTGAAGAAGCATGCCGCGCAGCGCAGCACCGAGACTGCTCTGTACCGCAAGATGCTGGGTAACCCCAGCCGGCTGCCCGCCAAGTGCCCTGGCAAAGGGGCCTGG TCTATCCCATGGAAGTGGCTGTTTGGGGCAACTGCTGTGGCTCTGGGGGGCGTGGCACTCTCTGTGGTCATCGCTGCCCGGAACTGA
- the Fkbp8 gene encoding peptidyl-prolyl cis-trans isomerase FKBP8 isoform X1, whose amino-acid sequence MASWAKPSEPAALPAAGGPPLEDFEVLDGVEDVEGEEEEEEEGDLSELPPLEDMGQPVVVEEKEQPGALAREFLAAMEPEPGPAPAPEEWLDILGNGLLRKKTLVPGPPGASRPAKGQVVTVRLQMSLENGARVQEEPELVFTLGDCDVIQALDLSVPLMDVGETAMVTADSKYCYGPQGRSPYIPPYAALCLEVTLKMAVDGPDLEMLTGQERVALANRKRECGNAHYQRADFVLAANSYDLAIKAITSSAKVDVSFEEEEQLLQLKVKCLNNLAASQLKLDHYRAALRSCSLVLQHQPDNVKALFRKGKVLAQQGEYSEAIPILRAALKLEPSNKTIHAELSKLVKKHAAQRSTETALYRKMLGNPSRLPAKCPGKGAWSIPWKWLFGATAVALGGVALSVVIAARN is encoded by the exons ATGGCATCCTGGGCCAAGCCCTCTGAGCCTGCTGCCCTGCCAGCTGCTGGGGGCCCTCCACTGGAGGACTTCGAGGTGCTGGATGGTGTGGAAGAtgtggaaggggaggaggaggaagaagaggagggggacttGAGTGAGCTGCCACCTCTGGAGGACATGGGACAGCCTGTGGTGGTGGAAGAGAAGGAGCAGCCTGGAGCACTGGCCCGTGAGTTCCTGGCAGCTATGGAGCCTGAGCCAGGGCCTGCCCCGGCCCCGGAAGAGTGGCTGGACATCCTGG GGAATGGGCTGCTGAGGAAGAAGACGCTGGTGCCAGGCCCGCCTGGGGCCAGCCGCCCAGCCAAGGGCCAGGTGGTGACAGTGCGGCTGCAGATGTCGCTGGAAAATGGGGCGCGCGTGCAGGAGGAACCAGAGCTGGTGTTCACGCTGGGGGACTGCGATGTCATCCAG GCGCTGGACCTCAGCGTCCCGCTCATGGACGTGGGCGAGACGGCCATGGTCACCGCTGACTCCAAGTACTGCTACGGCCCTCAGGGCAG GAGCCCCTACATCCCCCCGTATGCGGCCCTGTGCCTGGAGGTCACCCTGAAGATGGCAGTGGATGGCCCTGACCTAGAGATGCTGACAGGCCAGGAGCGTGTGGCCCTGGCCAACCGGAAGCGGGAATGTGGCAACGCCCACTACCAACGGGCGGACTTTGTGTTGGCCGCCAACTCCTATGACCTGGCCATCAAGGCCATCACCTCCAGCGCCAAAG TGGACGTGAGCTtcgaggaggaggagcagctgcTGCAGCTGAAGGTGAAGTGTCTGAACAATCTGGCAGCCTCGCAGCTGAAGCTGGACCACTACCGTGCCGCACTGCGCTCCTGCAGCCTCGTGCTGCAGCACCAACCTGACAACGTCAAGGCACTCTTCCGCAAGGGCAAG GTGCTGGCGCAGCAGGGCGAGTACAGTGAGGCCATCCCCATCCTAAGGGCAGCTTTGAAGCTGGAGCCCTCCAACAAG ACGATCCACGCGGAGCTGTCAAAGCTGGTGAAGAAGCATGCCGCGCAGCGCAGCACCGAGACTGCTCTGTACCGCAAGATGCTGGGTAACCCCAGCCGGCTGCCCGCCAAGTGCCCTGGCAAAGGGGCCTGG TCTATCCCATGGAAGTGGCTGTTTGGGGCAACTGCTGTGGCTCTGGGGGGCGTGGCACTCTCTGTGGTCATCGCTGCCCGGAACTGA